The sequence CCGAGGCCCATGCCCCCCTTCTTGCCGGATGTGGCGTACTTCTCGAAAAATTCGTCCCGCAATTCGACCGGCACTTCGCCGGCATTGCAGATGATGACGTAGCAACCGCTCAGCCGTTCAAGTGATACGTTCACCTCGCCTCCACTGGGCGACGCCTCGATGGCGTTCCGAACAAGATTGGCCAGTATCGCATAACACATGAGCGTCTCTCCACGGACCACGAAGGGGTCGTCCCACATCAACGGCCAGCCCTCCCGCTCCAGTTCCAGGCACACGTTGAGCTGACGCAGCAGGCTGTCCAGTTCGGTCCTGATGTCCCGCAGAATCCGGGCCAGATCGACGGCGACGGGATTGAGTTCATAATATCCTTCCTCCATCAGGAACAGGCGCTGGGAAAGGAGGATCATGTCCAGCATCCTCTGCGCCGAAACCATTATCAGCCTGACTGTTTCCAACTGACTCTGGGTCAGGTTCGATTCAAGCCGCAACACCTGAGACAAGCTGATGACGGCATTCAGAGGGGTCAGAAGGTTGTGCCTGGAGATGCGGTCCGCTTCTTCGAGCCCTATCCGGTTCGGCCGGGAGTTCCTGTCCCGCTGATTCCGGGAGCCTTCTTGGTCGGACGGCTCAGGAGTTGTCAGTGTCCGTGTTCTGGTTGTCTTGTTCATGTTCGCTCCCTTGATAATTGATAAGGAATACTGACGCAGGTCCGCATGGCGGATTCTCCCGGTCGGAACTTTTCATGAACGTGAAAATACTGAGAACCAAGGGCAGGGCAATACGAATTGAATGCAGGTTGCATCATGGGGAAATACTGTCATCGCGGTTTTGTCTTTTCATCCGTGAGGGCCATCAGATACGCGCCCAGCGTAACCTTCTTGCCGACAAGTCTCAGCTTTTTCCGGATGGACGCGCGATAGAAGTTCGCCGTAGTCACGGACAATCCGAGCGCGACGGCGATTTCCTTGCTGGTCATGCCGGAGCGGACCATGTCCGCAACCCGGATTTCGTTTCCGGTCAGCGTCCTGTATTCATCATTGAGGATGCGGGCGAACCCGGACGTGATATCTTCAAGAGCCTTCACGGCGGAATCCAGATTGTGCGCCGCCTGCGACGAAAGGTTCTCGCCGCGTACGGCAGCCAGATACGGCGTCACGAGCATGCGCATGTTGTCGAGCACGCGGCGCTCCATCTCCAGGCGGTCCTGCTCGCGTTGTTCAAAGACTACGCGCAGCGCCACGTGCATGTCCTTGAGACGGGCGGTGGTGGCGTTGAAATCCTTCTCCAGGCGTTTGCGGTCCGTTATGTCCAGACCGACCGAGATAATCCGCTTCGCATCGGCGATCTCGATCAGTTCGCCGCTGATCAGCATCGCGGCGAGGCTTCCATCCCGCCTGCGAAGCGCCGTCTCGAAATTCCGTACGGCTCCGTGCCGTTTCAGCAGAGAGGCGTAGCGCGCCCTTCGTTTCGGGCTAGCCCATATTTCCAGGTCGGTCGTGCTTTTCTGCAGGGCTTCTTCCCTGGAATAACCCATGCTTTGCTCGAAAACATCGTTCACTTCCAAAAGTTTTCCATCCTCGATGGCGCAGATGATGGTGGCCATGGGAAGGGAATTGAACAGCGTGTGGAACTTAACCTCGCTCTCCAGCAGCATGCGTTCCGCCTGCTTGCGTTCGGTGATGTCGCAGAACGTGACGACGATTAGGTCGACATCTCCCAGACGCAACGGAAGGGCCGAAGTGCTGACCCAGGTAACCCCGCCAGCCGTATTCTTGATGCCCATTTCGACGTTCTCTACAAGCCGGTTCTCTTCAACTGCCAGCATGCAAGCGAACTCCGCAGGCGGCATGGACGAGCCGTCGGGACGGATCATTTCCCTTTTCGGCCCATGAGCGTTCCGCGAATGCCGCTTTGAGCCGGGCATTCCCAGCAATGTGCTGGCGAACCCGTTGGATTCGATGATGCTCCCGTGGCGGTCAAAGACGGCAACTCCTACGCGGAAGGTATTAAGCAAAGCGCGATATCTTTGTTCGGTATCTTCAAGGCTCGCCGTGCCAGCCTCGTGGTCCGCCAGTTTCTGCCGCGTTTGGTGCAGTTCGGCTAGAAACTGCGTCCTGGATTTCTCGAAATCACGCATGCGCGCCCCTGTCTATGCCTGGTTGAGGATGTTTGAAGAGAATGCCCGTCACTTGAAACTGCAAAGCAGGAAAGGCGAGATCGTGAATGCTGAATGTCCGACTCCATTCCCCCTCTATGATCGCCGTCTTGCGGCCATGCTTGTGCATATGCGCTGATTCCAGGCAGAAAAGTACCAAGCCCATAGCGCACTGAGAAGGCGCGATTCAAGAAATAATTTCAGAGAGTTGAATGATACGTAGACAGTTGTCCTGTTTTGTTGACGGACGAGTAGGTAAGTCGCAGGCGTTGGCTAGGCATCGATACCTATCAATTTTGCGGCAGTCATGCCTACAACGCATCGTTAAATGGGAAATGGGGGTCAGGTCTCTCGAAACGGGGGTCTCTCGAAACGGGGGTCAGGTCTCGCGTTGACTTATAATCGTCCTTCATTTATGAGGCATCCATGGCCAGACCTTTACGCATCGAATTCCCCGACGCCTGGTACCACGTCATGAACCGTGGACGCAGGCATGAAGAGATCTTTCTGGATTCCAGGGACTATCAGGCATTCATCGATCTGCTCAAAGCCGTCTCGGAAATGTTCAACGCTCAGGTCGCGGCATATGCCCTGATGCCCAACCATTACCATCTGCTTCTGCGTACTCCCGAGGGCAACATCAATCGCATCATGCGCCATGTCGGCGGCGTGTACACGCAGACCTTCAATCGGCGGCACGATCATGACGGCCAGCTCTTTCGCGGTCGATACAAGGCCATTCTGGTGGACGAGGATGAATACCTGCTCGGCCTTGTCCGCTACATCCATCACAATCCTCTCAAGGCCGGCATTGTAACGGCGCTCAAAAATTATGAGTGGATCAGCCACAAAGGGTATCTTTCCGACGATGACGCATGGGCGTGGCTGTATCGCGAGCCTGTTCTGAAGAGGTTTTCCAATCATCTGGACGAGGCTCGGAGCGGATATCTCCACTTTATGGCCCATGACGATGACGAGAAAGTCGAGCAAGCTTTTTCCAGGATGAATTTGCCTGCGGTCCTGGGCGGAAAGGAATTCATCAGAAAGATAAAGGATCGTTTCTTTACGGCAAAAACGAATCGCGAAGTGCCCACCGCAAAGCATCTGGCTCCGTCTGATCAGGAAATCATGACGGCTGTCCTCGCAGTTTACGAAGTGGAAGATGCGACGCTCTTCATCTCCAGGCGCGGCTCCACGAATGAACCCCGCGATGTGGCAATTTATCTGCTGCGCACTCTCTGCGGACAACCTCTTCAAAGAATTGCCGAATCCTTGTCAGTGCGCAATTACAGCACCGTCAGCACCACCTTGACCCGCGTTGAACGACGACTGGCAGAGGATGCGGAATTCAAAAAGAGATTGGAAAAGGTGCGGGCGGTGTTAAAGAAAAGTCAACGCGAGACTTGACCCTCAATCTGACCCCCAATCCCCAAAGTCAACGTGAGACGTGTTCCCCACTTAGCGGTTTCCCTTGATCTAGCGTGACCAGCCTCGTCATATATGGCGTATTTGTTGGATTTGGCAGGTTGCGTTGCGAACTTTCTCTGCTCATTTGCTCTGTCTCTACATTTAGTCCCTTATAATCAGCATGTTGTGAATATTAATGTCTGCGACCTTCTCCGGCACGGGTGTTGCGAGAAGCTCGGCAGGCGGGGTCATGTATGCTTTTTGGCGCTTGAGTGTTCAGTTGCAACAAAATGGCGCAGAGTTTTAATTGCAGCGAAGAAAGCAATTCTAACTGGTGCAGCTATCTTTATGGAATCTTCCCTGGTCCGGATTTGGTCTGGATCGTGGTTGTGAGCAACGGCATTCTGCATGAAATAGTATATTCCAAAAGATCCAATTGGTGGCGCAACCTCTAACTGGAGGGAGTTTTATGAAACAGATATTCAAGGTTTTTTGTCTCATCCTTATGCTTGCGGTCGTTTTTTCCTTGGCCGCGTGTCAAGACGAGGGTCCCGCAGAAAAAGCCGGTAAAACAGTTGACGAAACGACTGAGAAAATCGGTGATAAAATGGAAAGCGCGGGTGACGCAGTCGTCAAAAGTGCTGAAAATGCTGGTGTTTACATGGACGACACCGCAATTACAGCCAAGGTCAAAGCGGATATTTTGCAAGATCCGCTCCTGAAGGTGTTTGAGATTGACGTCGTCACGACGGACGGAGTGGTGAAATTGGGCGGCATGGTGGATTCAAAGGCAAGTATCGACAGGGCGACGGAAATAGCGCGTAGCGTTAAAGATGTGAAGTCAGTGCAGAATGATTTGCTGATTAAGGAATGATGGATTTGTATTTCGTATTATATTTGTACGAAGATATTCTGTTGCCATGCTGTTGAGAATCCGTGTTTTTTCCAGGAGAGGAAGAATGGAAATCAAATCGAAATTTAAAAGTTCATTACTCATGTTGTGCATATTTTTGTGCATTGGAAGCGTCGCACACGCTGAAACAGAATTGAAAGTACTGGGAACAAGTCCGTTTTCGCAATACGAGTTGAAATCCGTAGATGATTTGCGACAGATGGTTGAGAGCTTACGCTCAGATTTGAAGAATGGCTTTGAAAGGGTTGGCGCTGCGGATTTGTTCGAGGGGTTTTTGACCCAGGTCAATCAGGGAAATGTTGACACCATCGAGGTCCAGCCTGGCCAAAAAATGCAATGGATGATTTTCAGGAATGCAAGAGCGGTCAAGGTGATTACGGACTTGGTTTGGGCCGGTGATGAACCGTTCACGGCATATCAGCTTGATGTCGACAAGTCCGGAACCCGGTATTCGTTCATCATACCCGTCATCTGCGGCAATGTTGCTTTAGCCCAGGCAAGCACAGTTCCTGCCTCTGCCGCGGCGCCGATGCCTGTCGCCGCTCCCCAAGAGACTGCGACTCCTGTGTCTCCGCCAGCGGTCGTCGAGCCCGACAAAGGGCATTTTGTCGCGGATATCGGTGTGATGTATATGGATGAGCCGGTCACCTATCTGCCGGTTCGCGTCGGGTATGACTATTGGTTTTGCGATTATTTCTCGCTCTTGGGACTGGTCGGATATGCTCCGGTCATCCATGGCAAAGGCGGAATTGATGACGGCGCGATAATGGCCGATCTGCTAGGTGTTTTCCGCTATGGGCGAATGTTTCTCGGTGCGGGTGCGGGTTACTGGCATTCCGATCTGAGTGAGCATGTGGACGGTATCGCAGAGCTTGGATATATTATTTTCGGCGAACCGGCGGAGCAAAATGTGTCTCTTTTCGTTGAAGGCCGGTCGGCATTTGATGAATTTGATCATTTAGAAAAGGGCCGTATCGGCGCAGGCGTGCGTTTTCAGTTCTGATACAGAGGGAAACACAAGCGAAACGTGCTATCGAGGGGGTTAAGGTCAAACGGTCTTAACCCCCTCTTTCTTTTCCGACTTCAGTTCGGGACGCCCTCGGAAACTGCTTGGCGAATCATGTCCCCGGCATCCCCCGGAGCCATGGGTTTTGAGAACATGTAGCCTTGGGCGCGGTCGCAGTTGATGGATTGCAGGCGCTCAAGCTGCTCCTGCGTCTCCACGCCTTCGGCGGTGACTCTGAGGCCCAGGCTGTGGGCCATGTCCACGATGGAGCGGACGATCTCGGCGTTCTCCTTGGGCGTGTCCGTGCCGCTGATGAAGGAACGGTCGATCTTGAGGATGTCCATGGGAAACTGGCGCAGGTAGCTCAAGGAAGAGTAGCCGGTGCCGAAATCGTCCACCGCCAAGAGCACGCCGATCTCCTTCAAGCGGCGCAGCTTTTCCGCTGCGGCGGCGGGGTCGAGGATGATGGCGCTCTCGGTGATTTCCAGCTTCAGGCGCGGCGGGGCGATGTCGTTCTCGCGCAGCGCTCTTAAGATCATGTCGACCAGGGTGTGCTGGGCGAACTGCTTGCAGGAGAGGTTGACGCTCATGGTCAGGCCGTATTCGGCGGTCCCGCTCTCGTCGTCCCAGCTTTTGAGCTGCCTGCAGGCCGCGTTGACCACCCACTGTCCCAGGGGCACGATCAGCCCGGATTCCTCGGCCAGGGGAATGAAGCGGTCGGGCATGATCATGCCGTGCTCCGGGTGCCGCCAGCGCACCAGCGCCTCGAACCCTTCGAGTTTGCCGCCGTCGACATCGAAAATCGGCTGATAGTGGAGTTCGAGGCTATTTCCTTCGATAGCCCTGCGCAGCTCGTTCTCCATGTTGATGACCTCCAGCACCTCCTGGCGCATACGGTTGTGGAAAACGAGATGTCCGCGTCCGCGCTCCTTGGCCTTGTACATGGCGATATCGGCGTCCCGCAGGATGTCCTCGGCCCCTGCGCAGTCGCGCGTTTGCAGCACGATGCCCACGCTGGCCCCGGAGACGATCTCCTTACCGTTCCAGAGAAAGGCGCGGCGCACCTCGTTCTGGATGCGGCTGGCCACAGAGATGACCTCCTTGTTGGTCCGGAATTCTTCGAGCAGGATCGCGAACTCGTCTCCGCCCAGTCTGGCCACGGTGTCCACGCTGCGCACGCACGACTTCAGGCGCGAGGCGATTTCCACCAGCAGGGCGTCGCCGGCCTGATGTCCGAGGGAATCGTTGACCCATTTGAACTTGTTCAGATCGATGAGCATGGCGGCGAAGTGATAGTCGGGCCGCCTTTTTGTTCTTTCCACGGCCCGTCCGAGGCGTTCCCGGAAGAGGGAGCGGTTCGGCAGGCCTGTCAGGGAATCGTGGAAGGCCTGATGGGTGATCTGCCGCTCGAATTCCTTGCGTTCGGAGATGTCCTGGTAGATCCAGAAGATGTTGGTGATCTCGCCGCCGATGCGCACCGGATGACCCAGAAGGTTGACCGGGACGATGTCGCCCCGACTGGTCCGCCGGAGCGTCTCCCGCTGCACCGTCTCGCCGTCGAGGATGCGCTGGCGGATGCTGTTGATCTCGGACAGCTGTTCCTCGGGCACGATGAAGAGCCTGTTGTCCTTGCCCAGAATCTCGGCGCGCTTGTAGCCGAAAAGGGTCTCGAAGCCGCCGTTGACTTGGGCGATGCGGCCCACGGTGTCCACCAGGGCGATGGCCAGGGGGGAATCCTCGAACAGCTGCCCGAAGAGGGCCATCTGCCGGTCCAGGGCCTGCTGCATGGCGCGGCGTTGGGTGATGTCCATGACCGTGCCCTCGTAGCAGACGACATTCCCCGCCGCGTCCTTCACTGCCCGCGCATTCTCCGAAATCCAGATAACGGAGCCGTCCTTGCGGCGTATGGCCGATTCGAAGTCAAAAATCTCCTCCTTTTCCCCCAGCAGCCTGATGAACTCCTCCCTGCGGCCAGCTTCGACATAGAGCTGGCGACTGATGTCGTCGTAGTGGCGCATGAGTTCGGCCGGGCTTTCAAATCCGTAGATTTTCGCCAGCGCCGGGTTGGCCTGCAGGTAGCGCCCATGGGGGGTGGTCCGGAACATTCCCTCGACGGCGTTTTCAAAGATGCCCCGGAAGTTCTCTTCGGCCTTGCGCAGCTCGTTCTCGTAGCGCTTGCGTTCGGAGATGTCGCGGAAGGTGCCGATGAAAAAGTCTCCCTGGCGCCCGCTCGACTGCGTGATCACCGCCTCAAGTGTCACCTGAGAGCCATTGGCCCTGCGCCCCGTGACCTCCACCTGATTGCTTGAGCGCATGGCGTGCAGCAAAGAGGCTTCGTTGTCGCCTGAACCGGGAATTCCCCAGGCGGGCAGCAGCTCGGGGATGGTCATCCCTTCCAGACGCAGGGCGGGATGCCCGAAGATGAAGCTCGCGCCGGGGTTGGCGGAGATGATGCGCAGCGTGTCCGTGGTGAAGACAATGATTGCGTCGGCGGCGCTTTTGACGATGGCTTCGGTCTTGGAGACGGCGTCGTGCAGGGCGTCCAGCACGTGGTTGTAGCGGTGGGCGATATGCCCGACTTCCGTGAAGGGTTCCTCGGGGGCGCGCAGGCTGAAATCCCTGGTGGCGGCCTGCCTGTCGAGAATTTCGAAGAGGTCGTGGATGTCGGTGTGCGCACCGTGCTCGCTCACGTTCAGCCCTGTATCCTCGTCCTCGGGAGCCACGCGCAGGGGGAACAAGGGGTCAATGAATCTGAGCACGACAAAGGGCACCACGAAGGCTACGCCAAAGGCGGCGAAAATGCCCAGGCATTGCACCCAGAGCTGTCCAGTCATGCTCAGCCCGGTTTGCAGTACGGCCGGGTCGCCGAAGAGAGCCACGGCGAGGATGCCCCAGATCCCGCACCCCAGATGCACGGGTACGGCGCCGACGGCGTCGTCGATCCGCAGGCGCACCAGCAGCAATTCACAACCGAGACAAACCGCGCCTGCCACCAGGCCGATGCACACGGCGTCGAAATTGCTCACGGCATGGCAGCTCGCGGTCACGGCCACGAGGCCGCCCAGGACGCCGTTGACGAGATACGTGATTTTGGGCGTCCGGGTGGCCATCCAGCCCAGCAGCATGTTGCTTGCGCCTCCGGCGATCCCGGCCAGCACGGTGCGCACGATGATGTGCGGCACGGTCTGGTTGAGCGCGAGGGTGGAGCCGCCATTGAAGCCGAACCAGCCCAGCCAGAGCAGGAATGCTCCGAGAACGGTCAGGGGCAGGTTGCCGGCGTTAATCTCGCGCGGCGGGCCGTCCGCCGGAAATCTGCCCTGGCGCGGCCCGACCACGAGTAGCGCCGCCAAGGACAGCCAGCCGCCAACGCCATGCACGACCATGGAACCCGCGAAATCCACGAAGCCCATCTCTCCGAGCCAGCCCGTCAATTGGCCTGCGTCCATTCCATGCCATGCCCAGTGTCCGAAAAGCGGATAGACAAAAAGGGAAAAGACGAGGGCGACGATGAGGTAGGAGGAGAAGCGCATGCGCTCGGCCACGGCGCCGGAAAAAATCGTCGTGGCCGTGCCGCAGAACATGACCTGGAAAAAGAAGAACGCCGCCTTGAAGCCTGTCGCGTCCTCCAACGTGGGGGCAAAACCCGTGGCACGAAAATACTCCCACGAAATATCCCCGAACATGAGTCCGAAACCCAGCAGCCAGAACACGCCCGCCGAAAGTACAAAATCGGCAAAATTCTTGATGGCCACGTTGATGGAGTTTTTCGATCGGGTCATTCCTGATTCAAGGCACATGAATCCGGGTTGCATCAGAAATACCAGGGAGGCAGAGATGATTATCCACAACATGTCAACATTGTTCATTTTTTAAGTCACCTTGTCAGTTTTCGAGCGGGGGAGTCGCGGCCCAGGGCCGAACGGGGCAAGGTGCTGAAAAGCAAGGATGGGACCAGTGCGGCAAATATTATTTAACATGCTAGAATGACAATACTTTTAAATTTCGATTCGGCCTTTCTTGCGCATGCGGGTCCTGGATGCTGAGCGGTATGCGTTATTTTTTACAAAAGGGTTAAATTATTGGAATTTATTTCGCGCCAATTGTGGTTTGGGCGAATCATCGATGTGACGAAGGAGCCCGCCGGTCACAGGGGAACGTGAAAGTGCGTCAGAGGAGTCCCGGCCCGCCTCTTGCCCCGTACGGGGTTTTGCCCTAGGTTTGCGCCCCTAGCGTTCAATCCATCAGCAGGGTTTTCCATGATTCATCCGACCATTCTCTCCCTTATCGGGGCCACTCCCGTTGTGTATCTGAACCGCGTCTTTCCGCATCCGCGCATCCGCCTGGCGACCAAGCTCGAAGCCCAGAATGTGGGCGGGTCCATCAAGGACCGCGTGGCCCTGGCCATGATCGAGGCGGCCGAGGCGTCGGGCGAGTTGACGCCGGACAAGACCGTCATCGAGGCCACCAGCGGGAACACCGGCGTGGGGCTGGCCATGGTCTGCGCGGTCAAGGGCTACAAATTGACCCTGCTCATGCCCGATTCGGCCTCGGAGGAGCGAAAGCGCATCATGCGTGCCTTCGGAGCGGAGCTGCGGCTCACTCCCGGCCGTCTGGGTACGGACGGTGCCATTGAGGAAGCCTATCGTCTGGCCCGCGAAGAGCCGCAGACCTACGTGCTCATGGACCAGTTCAACAATCCGGCCAGCATTGCCGCGCACTACATGGGCACGGGCCGCGAGATCATCGAGCAGACCGAAGGGCGGGCCACCCATGTAGTCATCAGCCTCGGCACCTCGGGCACGGCCATGGGCATCGCAAAACGCATGAAGGAATCGGCCCCCGGCATTCAGGTCGTGGCTGTGGAGCCTTATGCGGGGCACAAGATTCAGGGCCTCAAGAACATGCAGGAATCCTATCCGCCCGGCATCTATGACAAGCGCGCCCTGGACCGGATCATCCATGTCGAGGATGAAGAGGCCTTTGCCTGCGCGCGTCAGTTGGCGCGGGAAGAGGGGATATTGTCCGGAATGAGCGCGGGAGCGGCCCTGGCCGGGGCGTTACGTATCGCCAGGGAGCTGGACGAGGCCGGGGAAGAGGGGCTCATTGTTTTCATCTGCCCCGACACGGGGGAGCGCTATCTTTCGACCACGCTTTTTTCTCCCCTTGCCCGGCACGGTCTCGGGGTGCGTAGCGTAGCCACGGGTTGCCTGGAATGTCTGGGCAGTCCTGCCGGCGGGCACGCGCTGTTCACGCCGGGGCCGAGCCTTGACGACCTGGGCGAGCTGGATGTCTGGCGGCGCATTGTCTGGCTGGACGTCCTGGCCAAGGCCCTGGTCGAGCGGGGGCAGAGCGTGCGCCTGGCCGTGGGCCTGGCGGACATGGATGACCGCGCCCTGGCGGCGGCCCGGGAGGCCAAGATCGGGTTGCAGGATTTCGGGCTGCGGGCGCGGGAGTTCATGCTCGCCCACGCGAAAGCCCTGGGTGTGTCGGATACGGTGCTCTTTCCTCTGGCCGGAGCCAGTCAGGAGCGCGCCCTGGGCCTTGCACGCAAGCTGCTGGTCAAGGGGCAGGCCTACGAGAAGCTCCGGTCCGTCTATTTCGACGTGACCCGGGACAAGACCTACGGGCAGATCTCGTGCGTGGACACGGCGGGCATGAATCTGGGTTATACCGTGGATCTGGCCGACTATGTGAAGGATAATCCGGCCGACTTCACGCTCCTCAAGAGGGCCACCTTGCAGGACCTCAAGCTCGGTGACGTGATCGAGACCGAATGGGGCAAGGTCCGGCCGAGCTGGTTTCTGCAATTGGCGGCCACCGCCCTGGACGCCCTGGGTTCGGTCTCGGTCATGTTCGCGGCCGAGTCGCATCGCTTTCCACATCTGGACAATTTCAGCGCCATCTGGAGCGCCGGGGCCGGGGTGCGTCCCATGGCCTGGATGGTGTCCCAGCCCGTGACCCCGCGTGAGCCGGGTGAGGCGGTGCCCTCGCTCGCGGAAGCCCTCGAAATCGCGGGCACAGGACCTGCCCTGCGGCTGTGGCTGCTGTCCGCGTCCTACCTCAAATCCCTGGCCTATTCGCCGGAAAGTCTTGTCATGTGGGTCAAAAATCAGAACCGGCTACAGGACGCCTATGTGTCTGCATCTCTGGGCGGCGCTGGAACGGGCGTATCCGCGGAGCTTGAGCAGGCGATTTACGACCTGAAAACCGCTTTTGCCACGGCCCTCGACGACAATCTTGATCTGGCCCATTTTTGGCCGGCGCTCTTTGCCTTCGCCAAGACCGTCAATTCCCGGGCCGGAAAGATGAGCACGGACGAGGCCGCGCTAGTGGCCGAGCAGCTTCTGGCCTGCGACCGGGTGCTGGGTTATCTGGATCACGCGCGCCTGCCGCTGGCTGAAAAATCCTGGCCGCGCGAGGCTGCCGATCTGGTCGGGCGTCGCGAGGAGGCACGCAAGGCAAAGGATTTTGTCCGGGCCGACGCGCTTCGCGCGGAGTTGGCAGGCATGGGCCTTCGGCTTGAGGATCATCCCGCCGGAGTGCGTCTTTTCCGAAGGACATGAAGACGCTCGGCCGGGAGATTTTTATGGGTTGCCGTGATGCTGAAAGTGATTTTTGACGCTTTCCGAAGCTTCAAGGATTTTGGCTTCAATTTTTTTGTAGGCTTCTTCGATGCGCTGCACGTCTGAGGCAGAGTAACATGCCGACTCGAGTTCTTTTGCCACCCTGTTTATCTCGGTAGCGCCGATCATGAGTGATGACCCTTTGAGGCTGTGTGCGAGGCGCAGGCATTCCTTGATGTTTTTGGCCTTCAAATAGGATGAGTAGTCGGAGATGAAAGTCGCACCGTAGCGGGGAAACTCACGCAAGATGCTGAAAAACGCGGATTCGTTCCCCAGGAAATTAGCCAGGGCCAAAGACATGTCAAAGCCCTTGATTTTTACGGTCTGAGCAGTGACCGCTTCGGGCAGTTCTTCATTTTTTTGGGTGGAGAAGAAAGACATGACCTGAGCTTTGTCCAAGGGCTTGTGAAAGATTCGAAGCGTGTTTCCCGCCTGTATTTTTTTCAATACGGCTTCCGGTTCTTCACCCGTCAGCAGAAAAATTCTATCTTCCGCGGCGGCGCCGCTTTCCTGCAGGAGCCTCGCGAGGTCTATGCCGTTCATGGAGGGCATGTACAGGTCGAGCAGGATCAGGTCGTAGTGATTTGCTTTTGCAAGGCATATCGCCCGACCAGCGTCCGCAGCATGGTGGACCGTAACCCCAAGGTTTTCCAGAATTTCGGAGGTGACGCAGCGGCATATTTCGTCATCATCAACCAAAAGGACCGTTTTTCGGGGACAGGACAAATTGCTTTCGTGCATTGATACGCCTTTCTGTTCGGGAAGCCCCGCGATTGTTCTTGCAGGAGTCGTTTTACGGGGTTCGACTGTTCAGGTTGTTGAAGATCCGGTTCATTCAAATGCGTGCCACGTCGTCTTAGTCTTCCGGCAAGAAAAGACTCCCGTGGCGCAACTGGTTGCTGCTGTTGATGCCGAGCTTGCCCAGAATGTTGGAGCGGTGTTTGTCCACCGTCTTTATGCTGATGAAGAGTGATTCCGCGATTTCCTTGCTTTTCCAGCCATCTATGATATGCCTAACAATTTCTTTTTCGCGGGCGGTGAGGTTTTTCATGGGCGGCAGGGCTTTGCGTTGCCGGTTCACAAGAAGGTAGTCCCGGACAATAACCTTGGCCAGATGAGGACTGATAAACAGACCGCCCTCCAGGGCATAGTGCACGGCCAGGAAAAGTTCATCCGGGTTCGCCCCTTTCAGAACATAGGCATTGGCGCCATGTTCCAGTGCCTCGAAGATGAAGTCGTTGTCGTCGCTGGCTGTGAGTACAATGACTTTCACGCTCGGCTCGATTTGCCTGATCCTTTGCAGAACTTCCGTACCGGGAATATCCGGAAGGCGCAAATCAAGCAGAATCACGTCCTGCTTTTTCATTTTAAATGATCGCAGCGCGTCTTTTCCATTGGCGACGTCATCGTCGATCACGTACTCGCCATGCAGGTCGATCATGGATTTGAGCCCCATCCGCAGCAGATGGTCGTCCTCGACCAGTAGAATTCTTTTTTTTGTCATGGGCGTGTTCCTTATGTTTTTGTCCGGGTTGCGCCTTGTCTTTTCAATCGCGAAAAGCCATGCCCGCAAACAAGCGCCCCCGCATGGGTAGGCAAACGTGTTTCCATCAGGGCGCCCCCTTTTTTTTTCAGGTGGTTGGAAATGCGTAAATTCCTTCTCCAAGGGGGGGGGACGCATTTTTACCTAAGATTTTTACAGCGCCTATTAATGAGTTCTCCTCTTTATTTTAATAGACATCGCGCAGTATTTTTTACTTACAGATGCTTAGGCTCTTTTTCGCGTGTG is a genomic window of Desulfomicrobium baculatum DSM 4028 containing:
- a CDS encoding response regulator; this encodes MTKKRILLVEDDHLLRMGLKSMIDLHGEYVIDDDVANGKDALRSFKMKKQDVILLDLRLPDIPGTEVLQRIRQIEPSVKVIVLTASDDNDFIFEALEHGANAYVLKGANPDELFLAVHYALEGGLFISPHLAKVIVRDYLLVNRQRKALPPMKNLTAREKEIVRHIIDGWKSKEIAESLFISIKTVDKHRSNILGKLGINSSNQLRHGSLFLPED
- a CDS encoding response regulator, which encodes MHESNLSCPRKTVLLVDDDEICRCVTSEILENLGVTVHHAADAGRAICLAKANHYDLILLDLYMPSMNGIDLARLLQESGAAAEDRIFLLTGEEPEAVLKKIQAGNTLRIFHKPLDKAQVMSFFSTQKNEELPEAVTAQTVKIKGFDMSLALANFLGNESAFFSILREFPRYGATFISDYSSYLKAKNIKECLRLAHSLKGSSLMIGATEINRVAKELESACYSASDVQRIEEAYKKIEAKILEASESVKNHFQHHGNP